From one Eleginops maclovinus isolate JMC-PN-2008 ecotype Puerto Natales chromosome 7, JC_Emac_rtc_rv5, whole genome shotgun sequence genomic stretch:
- the jam2b gene encoding junctional adhesion molecule 2b — protein MNTMTLWALPLLITLMHSPLCLSVTVSSSKPKVEVHEHTDAVLACEFRTEKDANPRIEWKKKGKGVTFVYFNHKFTGPYASRAKMEGATLTIHSVSQKDSGEYRCEVTASEDHVSLGEATVTLNVLVPPHVPSCEVPSSVFVGSGLELQCKDKLSVPPATYRWYKDNKALTSSAETQYSADTNKGTLKFRSVTKIDAGMYRCESSNSVGAPKSCVAQQLKVIDYPLNMAVLIAGAAAFLALVLFCCICVCVCRRRGCCRKEKNMKSTKSYNPPPPPPPPIRNIKHYKQAHSFMI, from the exons ATGAACACCATGACGCTGTGGGCTCTGCCTCTTCTCATCACTTTAATGCACA GTCCTCTGTGTCTGTCAGTGACCGTCAGCAGCAGCAAACCCAAAGTGGAGGTCCACGAGCACACAG ATGCTGTGCTGGCCTGTGAGTTCAGGACGGAGAAAGACGCGAACCCCAGGATCGAGtggaagaagaaggggaagggGGTGACGTTTGTCTACTTTAATCACAAATTCACTG GGCCGTATGCCAGCAGGGCGAAGATGGAGGGAGCGACGCTGACGATTCACTCGGTCTCTCAGAAAGACTCGGGGGAGTACCGCTGCGAGGTGACTGCCAGCGAGGACCACGTCAGCCTGGGAGAAGCTACTGTAACCCTCAATGTGCTTG tgcCTCCTCACGTCCCGTCCTGCGAGGTGCCGAGCTCGGTGTTTGTGGGCTCCGGTCTGGAGCTTCAGTGCAAAGACAAACTCAGCGTGCCTCCGGCCACCTACCGCTGGTACAAAGACAACAAGGCCCTGACCTCCTCAGCAGAAACGCAGTACAGCGCCGACACGAACAAGGGCACACTC AAATTTAGGAGTGTGACCAAAATAGACGCAGGGATGTACCGCTGTGAGTCCTCCAACAGCGTGGGAGCTCCCAAGAGCTGCGTGGCCCAACAACTTAAAGTCATTGACT ATCCTTTGAATATGGCAGTTTTGATAGCAGGTGCTGCAGCTTTTCTGGCACTCGTCCTCTtctgctgcatctgtgtgtgtgtctgccgaCGCCGAGGCTGCTGCAGGA AGGAGAAGAACATGAAAAG CACCAAGTCCTacaaccctcctcctcctcctccgcctcccaTCCGCAAC ATCAAGCACTACAAACAAGCTCACTCCTTCATGATCTAA